The following coding sequences lie in one Aspergillus puulaauensis MK2 DNA, chromosome 3, nearly complete sequence genomic window:
- a CDS encoding DUF4470 domain-containing protein (COG:S;~EggNog:ENOG410PK6B;~InterPro:IPR027974;~PFAM:PF14737): MLFLSKHFSTKYLPLFCVLSKHRLQSCDTVLSRGIEARWQPLGLAVPTTLSARIMEKQDAQTAFSLVAACQKNHWKLHRTDCRSELNKSTWMPAWVEEKRSPKLQPAFGPNKDFMGDMPAFDLLKLDDNEGRGYDKHLRLLFAASGDLRNVVKTVVELPNEFNGTLEITINDNDNDIVCRNVLLLLIALDAGEDDEVIECMIHMWYSAFVRESDIRVLNRFRPLIEEVCDDYLLSGCGHSAGREWTFGKCGLMPILKKESWERLLSFLDAPFGYTPTLAHKARTLATKVKSRKDCRERFLYNQPPAHRVAHEKFCDDGMLLPFAASREGFCIPNPTFYQHWAQWPMKDDASPMAGWPSEEVFATYTGPATADVYGKLYFYLRRMFKTFRDRLRSSKILIELPEQCAAPLPTIFEDSCFDRIDISNLADAGLFGIKRTLSLMVPLLRQPSENPHATLVTLFMGAVGRTVNESDREREIGSKSEGWRRLRQYMPDFKHHVLTLSHPECGRLNAAMQLVANHDIVFDRYMENHNFTEAAESVGATVKKDHTIIEKWPFKVKLRPGQPGAQEEFDRLLRDRCLGQECFVEWKRVDKNATDKTEKTDKIDRAPRMPKIGKLAI, from the exons ATGTTATTCCTTTCAAAACACTTCTCAACCAAATACCTGCCGTTATTCTGCGTTCTTTCCAAACATCGTCTCCAATCTTGTGATACCGTGCTCAGCCGTGGAATCGAGGCAAGATGGCAGCCTCTCGGCCTGGCTGTGCCAACAACCCTGAGTGCAAGAATTATGGAAAAGCAGGATGCACAAACTGCCTTCTCGTTGGT CGCGGCCTGCCAGAAGAACCACTGGAAACTCCATAGAACTGACTGCAGATCCGAATTGAACAAATCGACATGGATGCCTGCCTgggttgaagaaaagagatcACCAAAGCTTCAACCCGCATTCGGGCCCAATAAAGATTTCATGGGGGACATGCCTGCCTTTGATTTGCTTAAGCTTGATGACAACGAAGGAAGAGGCTATGATAAACACTTGCGTCTCTTGTTTGCCG CATCCGGAGACCTTCGTAACGTGGTGAAGACAGTCGTGGAACTTCCCAACGAATTCAACGGCACTCTGGAAATTACCATCAACGACAATGACAACGACATAGTCTGCCGAAATGTCCTTCTGCTCCTCATTGCTCTGGATGCcggggaggacgacgaggtaATCGAATGCATGATCCATATGTGGTACTCAGCATTCGTCCGCGAGTCCGACATTCGAGTCCTCAATCGATTCCGCCCCCTGATCGAGGAAGTCTGCGACGATTATTTGTTGTCTGGATGCGGGCACTCCGCTGGAAGAGAGTGGACTTTTGGGAAGTGCGGTCTTATGCCTATCTTGAAGAAAGAGTCTTGGGAACGTCTTTTGTCGTTCCTGGATGCACCTTTTGGATACACACCCACTCTTGCCCACAAAGCGAGGACGCTGGCTACGAAGGTAAAGTCGCGCAAGGACTGCCGTGAGAGATTCCTGTACAACCAGCCCCCTGCCCACAGAGTGGCGCATGAGAAGTTCTGCGACGATGGAATGCTTCTCCCTTTTGCGGCCTCGCGCGAGGGATTCTGCATCCCTAACCC GACCTTTTACCAGCATTGGGCACAGTGGCCTATGAAGGACGATGCAAGCCCCATGGCTGGATGGCCTTCCGAAGAAGTGTTTGCGACATACACTGGCCCTGCAACGGCAGACGTATACGGAAAGCTGTACTTCTACCTGCGCAGAATGTTCAAGACTTTCCGTGACCGGCTTCGATCCTCAAAGATCCTCATCGAGCTCCCGGAGCAGTGCGCCGCGCCTCTTCCCACAATATTCGAAGACAGCTGCTTTGATCGGATCGAT ATCTCCAACCTCGCGGATGCTGGCTTGTTTGGCATCAAGCGCACCCTCAGTCTCATGGTCCCTCTGTTGAGACAACCCTCCGAGAACCCCCACGCCACACTCGTTACCTTGTTCATGGGCGCTGTGGGCCGCACAGTTAACGAGTCCGACAGAGAACGTGAGATTGGATCAAAAAGCGAAGGATGGAGACGTCTGAGGCAGTACATGCCTGATTTCAAGCACCATGTGCTCACTCTATCGCACCCTGAATGCGGGAGGCTCAATGCAGCGATGCAGCTCGTGGCAAACCACGACATCGTGTTTGACCG GTACATGGAGAACCACAACTTCACCGAGGCTGCTGAGTCCGTCGGCGCCACGGTGAAGAAAGATCATACTATTATCGAGAAATGGCCTTTCAAGGTGAAGCTCCGGCCTGGTCAGCCTGGGGCACAGGAGGAGTTTGACCGTCTCCTGAGAGATAGATGTCTCGGCCAGGAATGCTTTGTCGAATGGAAGAGAGTTGACAAAAACGCGACTGACAAGACTGAGAAGACTGACAAGATTGACAGGGCTCCTCGTATGCCGAAAATTGGTAAATTGGCCATTTGA
- a CDS encoding arylsulfotransferase family protein (COG:S;~EggNog:ENOG410PHWY;~InterPro:IPR039535;~PFAM:PF05935,PF14269;~SECRETED:SignalP(1-18)): MQLIKPIFLLSALPYVLADWQYLSRPDLSPPRLNITVPAKSATEDGYIFITPSTGFSPDSVGPSQPGAYILRDNGDLVWSGVGYLAGNIANFRPTVINGRAVLKAAQGLLSGSHGRMYGNQAVLGQDYETVKIVRAAKHRLVSVHEFEVVDGGRSVLVETPVPVPLDLGEFGGEEGQEWILSSGFQEIDTNTGELLFEWYSLDHISPKYSALPLQQTGPFNAYNSEDAWDYFHLNSAAKDRDGNYLISARNYAAIFKINGTSGEVIWQLGGTHGSDFEVPSNAHFAFQHDARIRYISEDGLTERISLFDNEGHSQFEPGHGVGGSSRARYIELNHTAGTVREIQTFWAPDGLVANSQGNAQFLPGGNVFVNWGQAGAVTEFGPDGEVLFHAYLDSYPNKDVQSYRGFRSPWTGYPGEDVAVLALGDSSGEVVVYVSWNGDTETDIWRFYLVDGETGAERKYLGEKKRTGFETEFRVSFDLSSEEALDRVFVAAEALDREGRILGRSRVTALSDRTPYIFHLGLDKWAIEDLEQVRLEL, from the exons ATGCAGCTAATAAAGCCCATTTTCCTGCTCTCCGCCCTGCCCTACGTCCTAGCAGACTGGCAATATCTCTCTCGCCCAGACCTCTCACCCCCACGATTAAACATCACTGTCCCCGCCAAATCCGCCACTGAAGACGGCTACATCTTCATCACTCCTTCCACCGGCTTCTCACCAGACAGCGTCGGCCCATCACAGCCAGGCGCCTACATCCTGCGCGACAACGGCGACCTCGTCTGGTCCGGGGTTGGGTATCTAGCCGGGAACATCGCGAATTTCCGGCCTACGGTTATCAATGGGAGGGCTGTTCTCAAAGCCGCGCAGGGGTTGTTGAGCGGATCGCATGGTCGCATGTATGGGAATCAGGCGGTTCTAGGCCAGGATTATGAAACAGTGAAGATTGTTCGCGCTGCCAAACATCGGCTGGTTTCTGTTCATGAGtttgaggttgtggatgggGGGCGGAGTGTTCTTGTTGAGACGCCGGTGCCTGTTCCGCTTGATTTGGGGGAGTTTGGGGGTGAAGAGGGGCAGGAATGGATTTTGAGTAGTGGGTTTCAAG AGATCGATACTAACACTGGGGAGCTGCTGTTTGAATGGTACAGCCTGGACCATATCAGCCCTAAGT ACAGCGCCCTCCCCCTGCAACAAACCGGTCCCTTCAACGCATACAACTCAGAAGACGCCTGGGACTACTTCCACCTCAACAGCGCCGCAAAAGACCGCGACGGCAACTACCTAATCTCAGCACGAAACTacgccgccatcttcaaAATAAACGGCACCTCGGGCGAGGTCATCTGGCAACTCGGCGGCACGCACGGATCAGACTTCGAGGTCCCATCTAATGCGCACTTCGCATTCCAGCACGATGCGCGGATCCGGTATATCTCTGAGGATGGACTAACCGAGCGCATCTCCCTCTTCGACAATGAGGGGCATTCGCAGTTCGAGCCGGGCCATGGGGTTGGCGGGTCTTCGAGAGCGAGATACATTGAGCTAAACCATACCGCTGGTACAGTGCGCGAGATCCAGACTTTCTGGGCGCCTGATGGCCTCGTTGCCAATTCGCAGGGGAATGCGCAGTTTCTGCCTGGTGGCAATGTCTTTGTCAACTGGGGGCAGGCTGGTGCAGTCACGGAGTTTGGGCCGGATGGAGAGGTTCTCTTCCATGCTTACCTTGATTCGTATCCGAACAAGGATGTGCAGAGTTATCGTGGGTTTCGGAGTCCTTGGACTGGGTATCCTGGTGAGGATGTTGCGGTTCTAGCGCTGGGGGACTCGAGTGGTGAGGTGGTGGTATATGTTTCTTGGAATGGGGATACGGAAACTGATATCTGGCGATTCTATCTCGTTGATGGAGAGACTGGGGCAGAGCGTAAATATcttggggagaagaagaggactGGTTTTGAGACTGAGTTTCGCGTATCTTTTGACTTGTCTTCGGAGGAGGCTCTGGATCGAGTGTTTGTGGCTGCAGAGGCACTCGATAGGGAGGGCAGGATCttgggaagaagcagagtGACCGCTCTATCGGATAGAACTCCCTATATCTTTCATCTTGGGCTGGACAAGTGGGCGATAGAGGATCTAGAACAGGTGCGGTTGGAGCTGTAA
- a CDS encoding BTB/POZ domain-containing protein (COG:S;~EggNog:ENOG410PXBG;~InterPro:IPR000210,IPR011333;~PFAM:PF00651;~go_function: GO:0005515 - protein binding [Evidence IEA]), whose amino-acid sequence MKYNVTRIRMGNENSIVKNPAMEESYVAGDWGLTSSIQGCFFSSRFSDLTIITTARKFKVHKVVICGQSKYFSRLFNHNWKEATENVIRLEDDDPGAIRAMVLFMYGFDYERISRDQCQISPMRLHVGVYQIGDKYDVPSLKEYAREKFASAIRTCWKMDDFPVTISEAYSTTPAADRGLRDLIVGTCLQYFDKLLENDDFRDVLRETPGFAADLVQKLGPRISSITYCCPYCAGKWSIPHSSSSSKTLGCCPLCGMRYHS is encoded by the exons ATGAAATATAACGTCACCCGTATTAGAATGGGCAACGAAAACTCGATAGTTAAAAATCctgcgatggaggagagctATGTTGCAGGCGACTGGGGCCTTACCTCCAGCATCCAAGG ATGCTTTTTCAGTTCCAGATTCTCGGATCTGACAATAATCACCACGGCCCGCAAGTTCAAAGTGCACAAGGTAGTTATTTGCGGACAGTCAAAGTATTTCTCTCGTCTATTCAACCATAATTGGAAA GAAGCAACAGAAAATGTCATCAGgctcgaggacgacgaccCGGGAGCTATACGAGCCATGGTCCTCTTCATGTATGGCTTCGACTATGAGCGCATTAGCAGGGATCAATGCCAGATCTCGCCGATGCGACTTCACGTCGGCGTCTACCAGATCGGCGACAAATATGACGTGCCGAGCCTCAAGGAATACGCAAGGGAGAAATTTGCATCTGCTATACGGACCTGTTGGAAAATGGACGACTTCCCTGTCACAATCTCAGAGGCATATTCGACTACACCTGCTGCAGATCGAGGGCTCCGCGATCTCATTGTGGGCACATGCTTGCAGTATTTTGATAAGCTGCTGGAGAATGATGATTTCAGAGACGTTCTAAGGGAGACTCCAGGATTCGCGGCTGATCTTGTACAAAAGCTTGGTCCGAGAATAAGTTCGATAACGTATTGCTGCCCCTACTGTGCCGGGAAATGGAGCATCCCACATTCCAGTTCAAGCAGCAAGACACTTGGGTGTTGTCCGTTATGTGGGATGCGTTATCATTCCTGA
- a CDS encoding Zn(II)2Cys6 transcription factor domain-containing protein (COG:K;~EggNog:ENOG410PUCF;~InterPro:IPR036864,IPR001138;~PFAM:PF00172;~go_function: GO:0000981 - DNA-binding transcription factor activity, RNA polymerase II-specific [Evidence IEA];~go_function: GO:0008270 - zinc ion binding [Evidence IEA];~go_process: GO:0006355 - regulation of transcription, DNA-templated [Evidence IEA]) translates to MDLAAREFQTTFQVDLPDRPVTAPYHARRAHKKSRQGCTVCKSRRVKCDERKPACLRCENYGAECVYPPSPTSSRTSSSPSSSSSDPDRTLVSLSISDMVGKVRDAVGADLAFAPRAIGDYDAVVNIAVTSLNFYLKYSTDTVGTPLIQQVMRRDMIHVAFDNPYLMYTVVGCGILHMNRICPNNESREIAETYFWQRALRLYSQALQQNVNEKSVNGLISACMLMGITSLIPLRFEIKDSWVFTGEPSDLNWLAIQGGLACILKLAHKYVPGSIWGTAFGRNHEWESKLFRYDVKHGREGLHPELADLCGIDEDSNEDNCVYWFPIKLLSPYMELEANAQNAAHVTTWMGRISPQFVNICRERDPCGLVVLAHWMGLMCSLSKYQQWVEGRLRQECIAVCIYLESLEDPVIQPFLDFPAAASGYTLQVNL, encoded by the exons ATGGATCTCGCAGCGCGTGAATTCCAGACCACATTCCAGGTGGATCTCCCTGATCGGCCTGTAACGGCACCTTATCACGCCCGGCGGGCACATAAAAAGTCTCGCCAGGGGTGTACTGTTTGCAAGTCGAGACGGGTCAAG TGCGACGAGCGGAAACCAGCCTGTCTACGATGTGAGAACTATGGGGCTGAATGCGTCTACCCACCATCACCCACCTCGTCTCgaacgagcagcagcccgtCGAGTTCCAGCTCAGATCCAGACAGAACGCTCGTCTCGCTCTCCATTTCCGATATGGTGGGCAAGGTTCGGGATGCGGTGGGTGCGGATCTCGCCTTCGCTCCTCGCGCCATTGGCGACTATGACGCGGTCGTCAACATCGCAGTGACTTCGCTGAATTTCTACTTGAAATACTCGACGGATACAGTGGGTACGCCGTTGATTCAGCAGGTAATGAGGAGGGACATGATCCATGTTGCATTTGAT AATCCATATCTAATGTATACGGTCGTCGGATGTGGAATCCTCCACATGAACCGCATTTGTCCAAATAATGAATCACGGGAGATCGCCGAGACATACTTCTGGCAACGGGCTCTCCGATTATACTCCCAAGCGTTACAGCAAAACGTCAACGAGAAGAGCGTCAACGGACTCATATCAGCATGCATGCTCATGGGGATCACGTCACTTATTCCCCTGAGATTCGAAATCAAAGATTCTTGGGTATTTACCGGCGAACCCAGTGATCTGAACTGGTTAGCCATTCAGGGCGGACTCGCTTGTATTCTGAAGCTCGCGCACAAGTACGTCCCAGGTAGTATCTGGGGAACAGCCTTTGGACGCAACCACGAATGGGAGAGTAAATTGTTCCGGTACGATGTCAAGCACGGACGAGAGGGACTACATCCCGAACTAGCCGATCTATGCGGGATCGACGAGGACTCAAACGAAGACAACTGTGTATATTGGTTCCCGATCAAGCTTCTGAGTCCGTACATGGAACTCGAGGCAAACGCGCAGAATGCGGCGCATGTTACAACCTGGATGGGGAGAATCTCTCCGCAGTTTGTGAATATTTGCAGAGAGCGCGATCCGTGCGGTTTGGTTGTACTGGCGCATTGGATGGGACTTATGTGCTCGCTGTCGAAGTATCAGCAATGGGTCGAGGGGCGCTTACGACAGGAGTGCATTGCAGTCTGCATTTATCTGGAGAGTTTGGAGGATCCGGTTATACAGCCCTTCTTGGACTTTCCAGCTGCGGCGTCTGGTTATACCCTGCAGGTTAATTTATAA
- a CDS encoding uncharacterized protein (COG:S;~EggNog:ENOG410PFP1;~InterPro:IPR011701,IPR036259;~PFAM:PF07690;~TransMembrane:11 (i36-57o77-94i101-120o126-153i165-184o196-216i255-275o287-307i319-338o377-402i422-443o);~go_function: GO:0022857 - transmembrane transporter activity [Evidence IEA];~go_process: GO:0055085 - transmembrane transport [Evidence IEA]), translating into MGHSQVAVQANADPEHSTDQPVQKSLPRVTRWYRSALFNVIIVGLISFTQPGIWNALNNTGAGGQQKPYLVNGANSLTFGIMVFGCPLFAILANRYGLRRVLILGTLGYAPYSASLYVNNRYGTEWFVLFGGATCGIAASALWSSEGAIALGYGGVAERGKYTGIWLGLRELGQLIGSSIQLSINVKEGERGKVDYSTYLVLIALQCLGLPLAFLISHPSKVIRADGSGIPDPTKQKAVLGEFKKLWAQLKKKHILLLIPILVGFNWNNTYQGIYLTNYFSVRARTLGSLTSAVAATAANMFWGWFFDLKYFSRPQLARITWFSFAVVMLALFAWQVANEKLYEDTQPTIDWEQPNFGRGFAVNVLFRFMNESHYMFVYWILGVFNDDLETLTLTVGIVRCFESVGSCLSFGIGAAQISPMVNLIVAFVMFVVCIPTTSWVVFMVPEHPEAAPEDENSQRADSSVQSDVDQK; encoded by the exons ATGGGGCACTCTCAGGTGGCTGTCCAGGCCAACGCTGACCCCGAGCATAGCACTGACCAGCCCGTGCAAAAATCACTGCCGCGAGTAACGAGATGGTACCGCAGCGCTCTTTTTAATGTGATTATCGTTGGGTTAATTTCATTCACACAGCCTGGCATCTGGAATGCCCTGAATA ATACCGGAGCTGGTGGACAGCAGAAGCCCTACCTGGTCAACGGCGCCAACAGTCTCACGTTTGGAATTATGGTCTTTGGATGTCCGTTGTTTGCTATCCTTGCCAATCGCTACGGCCTGCGACGAGTTCTCATCCTTGGAACCCTGGGGTATGCCCCCTATTCGGCATCTCTATATGTCAACAACAGATACGGCACCGAATGGTTCGTTCTCTTCGGTGGCGCAACCTGTGGGATTGCAGCGTCTGCTTTATGGTCGTCGGAAGGCGCCATAGCTCTGGGATACGGCGGTGTTGCAGAGCGAGGAAAATATA CTGGAATCTGGCTCGGACTTCGAGAACTAGGCCAACTCATCGGCTCTTCAATCCAGCTATCCATCAACGTTAAGGAAGGAGAGCGCGGTAAGGTCGACTACTCGACCTACCTTGTGCTCATCGCGCTGCAATGCCTAGGCCTCCCTCTCGCCTTTCTCATCTCGCATCCCTCCAAAGTCATCCGCGCCGACGGCTCAGGAATCCCTGATCCCACCAAACAAAAAGCGGTTCTAGGCGAATTTAAGAAGCTCTGGGCGCAGCTAAAGAAGAAGCATATCCTTCTCCTAATTCCCATCCTTGTCGGATTCAACTGGAACAATACGTACCAGGGCATCTACCTGACGAACTATTTCAGCGTGCGGGCACGGACACTGGGCTCACTCACATCGGCAGTTGCAGCGACTGCAGCAAACATGTTCTGGGGATGGTTCTTTGATCTTAAGTACTTCAGTCGGCCGCAGCTGGCTAGGATTACCTGGTTTTCGTTTGCAGTGGTTATGCTCGCCCTCTTTGCGTGGCAAGTAGCCAACGAGAAACTATACGAAGACACCCAACCAACAATCGATTGGGAACAGCCTAACTTTGGACGCGGGTTCGCAGTGAACGTGCTCTTTCGATTTATGAACGAGTCGCATTACATGTTCGTCTATTGGATACTGGGCGTGTTCAACGATGATCTGGAGACACTGACCCTTACTGTTGGAATTGTGCGGTGTTTTGAGAGCGTTGGGTCTTGCTTGTCGTTTGGAATTGGGGCAGCGCAAATCTCGCCCATGGTGAACTTGATTGTTGCCTTTGTCATGTTTGTGGTTTGTATTCCCACCACGTCGTGGGTGGTGTTTATGGTGCCGGAGCATCCTGAGGCGGCTCCAGAGGATGAGAACTCCCAGAGGGCGGATTCATCTGTGCAGTCGGACGTGGACCAGAAATAA
- a CDS encoding uncharacterized protein (COG:G;~EggNog:ENOG410PUCI;~InterPro:IPR042471,IPR011701,IPR036259,IPR020846;~PFAM:PF00083,PF07690;~TransMembrane:12 (i49-70o82-105i112-131o137-160i167-194o214-236i314-334o354-372i381-400o406-427i439-462o468-487i);~go_function: GO:0022857 - transmembrane transporter activity [Evidence IEA];~go_process: GO:0055085 - transmembrane transport [Evidence IEA]) gives MDDKKPDNMEALEPVKSVVQGTVDILASNEVVVDQAIDAIGMGRYQWELLFSCGFGFLVDQMLLISTTIIMPNSAKEFGPKYQTLLSASLYAGLFVGAVACGLLADIIGRKLVWQLSIFGVSIVTLLAASSPNWAALNVWTSLCGLMAGGNLAIDLTVLAETLPQKWAFLLTGLACVWGLGSATTALISWPLVVTFCCPNGTAPETCARADNMGWRYIDVVLGGLCLIMSIVRSFVLGMHESPKWLVNQGRVDDAVRALNLISSKNKAEYTAELQHFSNIPQDQTQKPTWLEEIGSIRELFYGWKNIRLMGTMILLWAFVGICYPLYNVFLPYYLEAHGANLGDGSNYQTYRDLTISSVAGIPGPLLSAYFVQLRKVRHQGALFITGCICAVFAGLFTQVRTEPQNIGFSCMVNFWLNAVYAVVYAYTPACLATKHRGVGCGLLMACGRVVSISAPFIATFGDVTSGVPLWVSCAMYVGMAFLGLALPRIN, from the exons ATGGACGACAAAAAGCCCGACAATATGGAAGCCCTTGAACCCGTGAAAAGCGTGGTCCAAGGCACTGTCGACATACTAGCCAGCAATGAGGTGGTTGTTGACCAGGCCATCGATGCCATAGGGATGGGTCGCTACCAGTGGGAACTGCTCTTCTCGTGCGGTTTTGGCTTCCTTGTCGACCAG ATGCTCTTAATATCAACCACAATTATTATGCCAAACTCGGCAAAGGAATTCGGTCCCAAGTATCAAACCCTCCTCTCGGCTTCCTTATACGCAGGCCTCTTCGTGGGCGCCGTTGCTTGTGGGCTTCTTGCAGATATAATAGGCCGGAAGCTGGTATGGCAGCTATCAATTTTTGGCGTCTCCATCGTGACCCTGCTGGCGGCGTCGTCTCCGAACTGGGCAGCGTTGAATGTCTGGACCTCGCTTTGCGGGTTGATGGCAGGTGGCAACT TGGCCATTGATCTAACTGTACTTGCTGAGACTCTCCCCCAGAAGTGGGCATTTCTTCTCACTGGCCTTGCATGCGTCTGGGGCCTTGGGAGTGCCACCACCGCTCTTATTT CATGGCCTCTTGTCGTCACATTCTGCTGCCCCAATGGAACCGCCCCGGAGACGTGTGCCCGAGCTGATAACATGGGCTGGCGATATATCGATGTTGTTCTTGGCGGTTTATGTTTGATCATGTCCATTGTCCGGTCTTTTGTTCTCGGAATGCACGAATCCCCAAAGTGGCTCGTTAATCAAGGTAGGGTTGACGATGCCGTGAGGGCTCTGAACCTGATTAGCTCCAAGAACAAAGCTGAGTATACCGCGGAGCTTCAGCACTTCAGTAACATTCCTCAGGACCAGACGCAGAAGCCTACATGGCTTGAGGAAATCGGTTCAATTCGAGAGTTATTCTATGGGTGGAAGAACATCCGCCTGATGGGGACCATGATATTACTCTGGGCGTTCGTCGGAATATG CTACCCCCTCTACAACGTATTCCTGCCCTACTACCTCGAAGCCCACGGTGCCAATTTAGGCGACGGCAGTAACTACCAAACATATCGAGATctcaccatctcctccgtaGCAGGAATCCCCGGGCCACTGCTAAGCGCATACTTCGTCCAGCTCCGAAAGGTCCGTCATCAAGGAGCACTCTTCATAACAGGATGTATCTGCGCTGTCTTCGCCGGGCTCTTCACGCAAGTGCGCACTGAACCCCAGAATATCGGGTTCTCGTGCATGGTCAACTTCTGGCTTAATGCAGTGTATGCTGTTGTTTACGC GTATACACCAGCGTGTCTAGCCACGAAACACCGCGGCGTCGGGTGTGGATTGCTCATGGCGTGCGGGCGAGTCGTTTCTATCTCTGCGCCGTTCATTGCGACCTTCGGGGACGTCACTTCTGGTGTCCCGCTTTGGGTTTCCTGTGCGATGTATGTGGGCATGGCCTTCTTGGGGCTTGCCTTGCCGCGCATTAACTAG
- a CDS encoding uncharacterized protein (SECRETED:SignalP(1-16)) — translation MKLILLGASWLALAAATPIDPSAAPAPTPASTVAAPETTTTTAPATQTSVEISETPKAELDNLCTAGDDKSKSDSLSLSSILSLGKLEECAGNTLGDKPVSGVLGGVGSLLGGGKKDD, via the exons ATgaagctcatcctcctcggggCCAGCTGGCTGGCTTTAGCTGCCGCCACGCCCATTGACCCTTCGGCAGCCCCTGCACCAACTCCAGCAAGTACAGTTGCTGCACCTGAAACTACAACAACTACCGCACCAGCGACACAAACCTCGGTCGAAATATCGGAGACTCCTAAGGCAGAACTGGATAATCTGTGTACGGCAGGGG ACGACAAGTCCAAGTCCGACTCCCTCAGTCTCTCGAGCATTCTGTCATTGGGGAAACTAGAGGAATGTGCAGGAAATACCCTCGGCGACAAGCCCGTCAGTGGAGTTCTTGGTGGTGTGGGCAGTCTTCTTGGAGGCGGCAAGAAAGACGATTAG